A single window of Nicotiana sylvestris chromosome 5, ASM39365v2, whole genome shotgun sequence DNA harbors:
- the LOC104246835 gene encoding serine/threonine protein phosphatase 2A regulatory subunit B''beta-like isoform X2 gives MDVDLVVDIASLDAELLQLPEFSPLAIKDNPYAQRLFDQWLSLPITTSKVKSLLDNVKGGSPLNVTGTSSSTNVAASSSLPSMFPAGSTPPLSPRSSSGSPRTTRHRAGPSILGSPLKLVNEPVKEQIPQFYFQNGRPPPNELKERCLFRINQFFYGHMDGLQMHEFKPITKEICKLPSFFSRALFRKIDVEGTGIITRDAFVDYWVNGNMLTKDIATQIYTILKQLDLKHLTQDDFKPVLQELLATHPGLEFLRSTPEFQERYAETVIYRIFFYVNRLGNGQLTLRELKRSDLIAAMQHADEEEDINKVLRYFSYEHFYVIYCKFWELDTDHDFLIDKENLIRYGNHALTYRIVDRIFSQVPRKFTSKVEGKMGYEDFVYFILSEEDKTSEPGLEYWFKCIDLDGNGVLTRNEMQFFYEEQLHRMECMGQEPVLFEDILCQMVDMISPEDESYFMLHDLKGNKLSGSVFNILFNLNKFMAFETRDPFLIRQERENPNLTEWDRFAHREYIRLSMEEDAEDASNGSADVWDESLEAPF, from the exons GTGAAATCTTTGCTTGATAATGTTAAGGGTGGTAGTCCCTTGAATGTGACTGGAACTTCTTCTAGCACAAATGTTGCTGCAAGCAGTTCTTTGCCGTCTATGTTTCCCGCTGGAAGTACCCCTCCACTTTCCCCGAGAAGCTCATCTGGTTCACCGCGAACAACAAGACATAGGGCAGGCCCCTCTATATTAGGTTCTCCTCTGAAATTAGTGAACGAGCCTGTTAAAGAGCAAATACCACAG TTTTATTTTCAAAATGGCCGTCCACCTCCGAATGAATTGAAGGAACGCTGCTTGTTTAGAATAAACCAATTTTTCTATGGTCACATGGATGGACTACAAATGCATG AATTTAAACCAATTACTAAGGAAATATGCAAGTTGCCGTCGTTCTTCTCAAGGGCTCTTTTTAGGAAGATTGATGTTGAGGGAACGGGCATCATAACAAG GGATGCCTTTGTTGATTATTGGGTCAACGGAAATATGTTGACAAAAGATATAGCAACCCAGATTTACACAATCTTGAAGCAGCTAGATCTCAAACACCTGACACAG GATGATTTCAAGCCCGTGCTTCAAGAGCTTTTGGCAACACATCCTGGGTTAGAGTTCTTACGGAGCACACCTGAATTTCAAGAGCGATATG CTGAAACTGTAATATACAGAATATTTTTCTACGTGAATAGATTGGGTAATGGTCAACTTACCCTCAGGGAGCTGAAGCGTTCAGACCTAATTGCTGCAATGCAACATGCGgatgaagaagaagatattaACAAGGTCCTTAG GTACTTCTCTTACGAACACTTTTACGTGATATATTGCAAGTTTTGGGAGCTCGATACGGATCATGATTTTCTGATTGATAAAGAGAACCTCATTCGATATGGCAACCATGCCCTTACATACAGGATTGTTGATAGAATATTTTCTCAG GTTCCAAGGAAGTTTACAAGTAAAGTTGAAGGAAAGATGGGTTATGAAGACTTTGTTTACTTTATATTGTCGGAGGAGGATAAAACATCAGAGCCTGGTCTTGAATACTG GTTCAAATGCATAGATTTGGATGGAAACGGTGTTCTGACTAggaatgaaatgcaatttttttATGAGGAGCAGTTGCATAGAATGGAATGCATGGGCCAAGAGCCAGTGCTTTTTGAGGATATATTGTGCCAGATGGTCGACATGATTAGTCCAGAG GATGAAAGTTATTTCATGTTACATGACTTGAAGGGCAATAAGTTATCCGGCAGTGTTTTCAATATACTCTTTAACCTCAATAAGTTCATGGCATTTGAAACTCGCGACCCGTTCCTAATACGTCAG GAGCGTGAGAACCCGAATTTGACTGAGTGGGATCGCTTTGCACATAGAGAATATATTAGACTCTCAATGGAGGAAGATGCAGAGGATGCCTCCAATGGAAGTGCAGATGTCTGGGATGAATCACTTGAGGCTCCTTTTTGA
- the LOC104246835 gene encoding serine/threonine protein phosphatase 2A regulatory subunit B''beta-like isoform X1, giving the protein MDVDLVVDIASLDAELLQLPEFSPLAIKDNPYAQRLFDQWLSLPITTSKVKSLLDNVKGGSPLNVTGTSSSTNVAASSSLPSMFPAGSTPPLSPRSSSGSPRTTRHRAGPSILGSPLKLVNEPVKEQIPQQFYFQNGRPPPNELKERCLFRINQFFYGHMDGLQMHEFKPITKEICKLPSFFSRALFRKIDVEGTGIITRDAFVDYWVNGNMLTKDIATQIYTILKQLDLKHLTQDDFKPVLQELLATHPGLEFLRSTPEFQERYAETVIYRIFFYVNRLGNGQLTLRELKRSDLIAAMQHADEEEDINKVLRYFSYEHFYVIYCKFWELDTDHDFLIDKENLIRYGNHALTYRIVDRIFSQVPRKFTSKVEGKMGYEDFVYFILSEEDKTSEPGLEYWFKCIDLDGNGVLTRNEMQFFYEEQLHRMECMGQEPVLFEDILCQMVDMISPEDESYFMLHDLKGNKLSGSVFNILFNLNKFMAFETRDPFLIRQERENPNLTEWDRFAHREYIRLSMEEDAEDASNGSADVWDESLEAPF; this is encoded by the exons GTGAAATCTTTGCTTGATAATGTTAAGGGTGGTAGTCCCTTGAATGTGACTGGAACTTCTTCTAGCACAAATGTTGCTGCAAGCAGTTCTTTGCCGTCTATGTTTCCCGCTGGAAGTACCCCTCCACTTTCCCCGAGAAGCTCATCTGGTTCACCGCGAACAACAAGACATAGGGCAGGCCCCTCTATATTAGGTTCTCCTCTGAAATTAGTGAACGAGCCTGTTAAAGAGCAAATACCACAG CAGTTTTATTTTCAAAATGGCCGTCCACCTCCGAATGAATTGAAGGAACGCTGCTTGTTTAGAATAAACCAATTTTTCTATGGTCACATGGATGGACTACAAATGCATG AATTTAAACCAATTACTAAGGAAATATGCAAGTTGCCGTCGTTCTTCTCAAGGGCTCTTTTTAGGAAGATTGATGTTGAGGGAACGGGCATCATAACAAG GGATGCCTTTGTTGATTATTGGGTCAACGGAAATATGTTGACAAAAGATATAGCAACCCAGATTTACACAATCTTGAAGCAGCTAGATCTCAAACACCTGACACAG GATGATTTCAAGCCCGTGCTTCAAGAGCTTTTGGCAACACATCCTGGGTTAGAGTTCTTACGGAGCACACCTGAATTTCAAGAGCGATATG CTGAAACTGTAATATACAGAATATTTTTCTACGTGAATAGATTGGGTAATGGTCAACTTACCCTCAGGGAGCTGAAGCGTTCAGACCTAATTGCTGCAATGCAACATGCGgatgaagaagaagatattaACAAGGTCCTTAG GTACTTCTCTTACGAACACTTTTACGTGATATATTGCAAGTTTTGGGAGCTCGATACGGATCATGATTTTCTGATTGATAAAGAGAACCTCATTCGATATGGCAACCATGCCCTTACATACAGGATTGTTGATAGAATATTTTCTCAG GTTCCAAGGAAGTTTACAAGTAAAGTTGAAGGAAAGATGGGTTATGAAGACTTTGTTTACTTTATATTGTCGGAGGAGGATAAAACATCAGAGCCTGGTCTTGAATACTG GTTCAAATGCATAGATTTGGATGGAAACGGTGTTCTGACTAggaatgaaatgcaatttttttATGAGGAGCAGTTGCATAGAATGGAATGCATGGGCCAAGAGCCAGTGCTTTTTGAGGATATATTGTGCCAGATGGTCGACATGATTAGTCCAGAG GATGAAAGTTATTTCATGTTACATGACTTGAAGGGCAATAAGTTATCCGGCAGTGTTTTCAATATACTCTTTAACCTCAATAAGTTCATGGCATTTGAAACTCGCGACCCGTTCCTAATACGTCAG GAGCGTGAGAACCCGAATTTGACTGAGTGGGATCGCTTTGCACATAGAGAATATATTAGACTCTCAATGGAGGAAGATGCAGAGGATGCCTCCAATGGAAGTGCAGATGTCTGGGATGAATCACTTGAGGCTCCTTTTTGA